The following proteins are encoded in a genomic region of Chroogloeocystis siderophila 5.2 s.c.1:
- the ccmS gene encoding beta-carboxysome assembly chaperone CcmS, producing MFFGSPRPHSQENTWRRQLDQFAKVNQQELAALSWGLWLENGDSQGTLGINLKPQPHFVYCPKSAIETLNDNVENQIQEILGIVDNHQPEKEVLIIGIGSEQLKLIHYEPEPAPPICYAQLATDVNTLLERLEQDLSKQIS from the coding sequence ATGTTTTTTGGTAGCCCTCGACCTCATTCTCAAGAAAACACTTGGCGACGTCAACTAGATCAATTTGCCAAGGTCAATCAGCAAGAACTCGCAGCTTTGTCTTGGGGATTATGGCTAGAAAATGGCGATAGTCAAGGAACGTTAGGAATTAATTTAAAGCCACAACCGCATTTTGTCTATTGTCCAAAGTCAGCAATTGAAACTTTAAATGATAATGTAGAAAATCAAATTCAAGAAATTCTAGGTATTGTTGATAATCATCAACCTGAAAAAGAAGTTTTAATTATTGGCATCGGTAGCGAACAACTTAAGCTAATACATTATGAACCAGAGCCTGCACCACCTATTTGTTACGCCCAATTAGCAACTGATGTTAATACTTTATTAGAGCGACTGGAGCAAGATTTATCTAAACAAATATCCTAA
- a CDS encoding DUF4870 domain-containing protein: protein MNDTDKRKLLSGLSHAALMLNAVVIPVLVPIVILLATHDSIVRGNAKEAINFTINIIICGVISSILILVEGIGVFLLFFLAIISFIMPLIATIYAVKNVNKPYRYPLIWHFL from the coding sequence ATGAATGACACCGATAAAAGAAAACTTCTTTCTGGATTAAGTCACGCTGCTTTGATGCTTAACGCTGTTGTCATTCCAGTTCTTGTCCCGATTGTAATTTTGCTAGCAACTCATGACTCAATTGTGCGCGGCAATGCTAAAGAAGCCATCAACTTTACGATTAATATAATTATTTGTGGTGTTATTAGCTCAATACTTATCTTAGTAGAAGGTATTGGTGTTTTCTTGCTCTTTTTCCTTGCTATTATCAGCTTTATTATGCCATTGATTGCTACTATTTATGCAGTGAAAAATGTAAATAAGCCGTATCGCTATCCTTTAATATGGCATTTTCTATAG
- a CDS encoding PAS domain S-box protein, with protein sequence MQPVPSTQQNQASEQESSVAVDTAVFFELSLDSLCVISKDGIFKQVNPAFNKTLGYANGELLEQKFIELVHPEDRAVTKAAIAQIQTSDQRTRYFENRYLCRDSSYKKLGWTVCFEAEPGLFYAIARELTLIKSIKDTTLYRTLARNLPKAAVFLFDDNLRYELCEGQEIASMGFNQETLEGKTIWDVLPPKTCAEIEPLYRATLAGQEFITEMVFCSHVYAVQIVPVRNEQQEIVAGMMLLENIDERKQTEEALDQSEETVQQQLKEIEAIYTSAPVGLCFLDTNLCYVRVNDRLAEINGIPAAEHIGKSVEELLPEIGEVQAKLFAQVLQTGVPILDAEVRGTTPAQPGIERDWLVSYYPLRDINDRILGINIVVQEITQRKQQAAALAERETQLTTILSNTPDVICRYSNDFRYLYISPAAERITGIPTHQFIGKTNAEIGMPEMYTQNWKNVITEVLKTSKQQILEFNFPLASKTWYFYSIFIPEFAPDGSVESVLVVSRDITERRQAEESLAKSQDWLQLSQQAGQIGVFVWDTVNGDIVWTQQLEILYGLTPGSFGGTYEHWRQQVHPEDIVQIEQSWQKKMQTRDEEWQGDFRIFHAQTGEIRWIAAKSRFFYNSLGQLIRMIGVNLDISDRKHTEVALRESELNYRMLADTMPQLFWTTLPDGYHEYYNQRWYDYTGLTLEETKGAGWNHVLHPDDQQRSWEVWHKSLQTGKNYEIEYRLRRFDGEYRWFLGRAFPLHDDTGQIIRWFGSCTDIHDQKIALEERDRAVERERTARSQAEAANRIKDEFLAVLSHELRSPLNPILGWAKLLLTRQFDENTTRKALQTIERNAQLQTRLIEDLLDISRILRGKLSLNITQVNLVTIAEAALETVRLTAEEKAIHLQLIIEDSARYSEFQIAGDAARLQQIVWNLLTNAVKFTPHGGHVEVKLEKLASSSVQIQVSDTGKGIAPEFLPHVFDYFRQADSSITRKFGGLGLGLAIVRHLVELHGGTVKADSQGESKGATFSVTLPLPESEIVDENSGDRIHYQNSDLPLLGIRALIVDDEADMRELLVVTLEQYGAQVTAAASASEVLEKLPQYQLLISDIGMPNVDGYTLMRQIRTLPPDQGGAILAITLTAYAGETDQQAAIAAGFNRHLAKPVEPAKLLATIVNLLSKKS encoded by the coding sequence ATGCAGCCTGTCCCATCAACACAGCAAAATCAAGCAAGCGAACAGGAAAGTTCTGTAGCTGTAGATACAGCAGTTTTCTTTGAACTTTCTCTAGATTCACTGTGTGTCATTAGCAAGGATGGGATTTTTAAACAGGTAAATCCAGCTTTTAATAAGACATTGGGGTATGCAAATGGGGAACTGCTAGAGCAAAAATTTATAGAATTGGTTCATCCTGAAGATCGTGCTGTGACAAAGGCGGCGATCGCTCAAATTCAAACAAGCGATCAACGTACACGTTACTTTGAGAATCGCTACCTTTGTCGTGACAGTTCATACAAAAAGTTAGGATGGACTGTTTGTTTTGAGGCAGAACCAGGATTATTTTATGCGATCGCCCGCGAACTTACTTTGATAAAGTCCATTAAAGATACGACACTCTATCGCACTCTAGCACGCAATCTCCCCAAAGCAGCTGTCTTCTTATTTGACGATAATTTACGTTACGAGCTATGCGAGGGTCAAGAAATAGCCAGCATGGGCTTTAATCAAGAAACATTGGAAGGTAAAACGATTTGGGATGTATTACCGCCAAAAACTTGTGCAGAAATTGAGCCGTTGTATCGTGCAACGCTTGCAGGACAAGAATTCATTACCGAAATGGTTTTTTGCAGTCATGTTTACGCTGTGCAAATCGTACCTGTGCGTAATGAACAGCAGGAAATTGTCGCAGGAATGATGCTTCTCGAAAATATTGATGAACGCAAGCAAACCGAAGAAGCGTTAGATCAAAGTGAGGAAACAGTACAACAACAACTTAAAGAAATTGAAGCAATTTACACCTCTGCGCCGGTTGGACTTTGCTTTTTAGATACAAATCTATGCTATGTACGTGTCAACGATCGCCTAGCAGAAATTAATGGTATTCCAGCAGCAGAACATATCGGTAAATCTGTTGAGGAACTTTTACCCGAAATAGGTGAAGTGCAAGCAAAGTTGTTTGCGCAAGTACTTCAAACGGGAGTACCGATTTTAGATGCTGAAGTACGTGGTACTACCCCAGCGCAGCCAGGAATTGAGCGCGATTGGCTAGTGAGTTACTACCCACTACGCGATATTAACGATCGCATTCTAGGGATCAATATTGTTGTTCAGGAAATTACGCAACGCAAGCAACAAGCAGCTGCACTCGCAGAACGCGAAACACAGCTAACAACAATTTTGTCGAATACTCCTGATGTGATTTGCCGCTACAGCAACGACTTTCGCTATCTTTATATTAGTCCAGCTGCTGAACGAATTACGGGTATTCCTACGCACCAATTTATCGGCAAAACCAATGCTGAAATCGGGATGCCAGAAATGTATACTCAGAATTGGAAAAATGTGATCACCGAAGTTTTGAAGACAAGCAAGCAACAAATATTAGAATTTAACTTTCCTCTTGCTTCTAAAACATGGTACTTTTACTCGATATTCATTCCAGAGTTTGCACCAGACGGTTCAGTTGAATCGGTACTTGTTGTCAGTCGCGATATTACCGAACGCCGTCAAGCTGAAGAATCTTTAGCGAAAAGTCAAGATTGGTTGCAACTGTCACAACAAGCAGGGCAAATTGGTGTTTTTGTTTGGGACACTGTAAATGGAGATATTGTTTGGACACAACAGCTAGAAATTCTCTATGGGTTAACTCCTGGTAGTTTTGGCGGTACCTACGAACACTGGCGACAACAGGTTCACCCAGAAGATATTGTACAGATTGAGCAAAGTTGGCAAAAGAAAATGCAAACTCGCGACGAAGAGTGGCAAGGCGATTTTCGGATTTTTCACGCCCAAACGGGGGAAATCCGCTGGATTGCGGCGAAAAGTCGCTTTTTCTACAACAGTCTTGGTCAACTAATCCGCATGATTGGCGTGAATCTGGATATCAGCGATCGCAAACATACAGAAGTTGCACTCCGCGAAAGCGAACTAAATTATCGGATGCTGGCAGATACAATGCCACAATTATTTTGGACAACACTCCCTGATGGCTACCATGAATACTACAACCAACGCTGGTACGATTACACAGGTTTGACGTTGGAAGAAACGAAAGGTGCTGGCTGGAATCATGTCTTGCATCCTGACGATCAACAACGCAGTTGGGAAGTTTGGCATAAGTCTTTGCAAACAGGGAAAAATTACGAAATTGAATATCGCTTGCGCCGCTTTGATGGCGAATACCGCTGGTTTTTGGGTAGGGCGTTTCCTTTACACGATGACACGGGACAAATTATTCGCTGGTTTGGTTCGTGTACTGATATCCACGATCAAAAAATTGCTTTAGAAGAACGTGATCGCGCCGTCGAACGCGAACGTACAGCAAGATCGCAAGCCGAAGCCGCGAATCGCATTAAAGATGAATTTCTAGCGGTACTCTCACACGAATTGCGATCGCCTCTCAATCCGATTTTGGGTTGGGCAAAACTTCTTCTCACTCGTCAATTTGATGAAAATACAACGCGCAAGGCTTTACAAACAATCGAGCGCAACGCCCAATTACAAACACGCCTCATTGAAGATTTACTAGATATCTCGCGCATTTTACGCGGTAAGCTGAGTTTAAATATTACGCAAGTCAACTTAGTGACAATTGCCGAAGCCGCCCTGGAAACGGTACGACTCACAGCGGAGGAAAAAGCGATTCACTTACAACTGATTATTGAAGATTCCGCGCGTTATTCTGAATTTCAGATCGCTGGAGATGCAGCACGGTTACAGCAAATTGTGTGGAATCTGCTCACGAATGCAGTCAAGTTTACTCCTCATGGCGGGCACGTAGAGGTCAAGTTGGAAAAATTAGCATCTTCTTCTGTGCAAATTCAAGTTAGCGACACTGGTAAAGGAATTGCACCAGAATTTCTTCCTCACGTGTTTGATTACTTCCGCCAAGCTGATAGTAGTATTACGCGAAAATTTGGTGGATTAGGATTAGGACTTGCCATTGTCCGTCATTTAGTCGAATTACACGGCGGTACAGTGAAAGCTGATAGTCAAGGCGAAAGTAAAGGCGCAACGTTTAGCGTTACACTACCACTTCCCGAATCTGAAATTGTTGATGAAAATTCAGGCGATCGCATTCATTACCAGAACTCTGATTTACCACTATTGGGAATACGCGCCTTAATCGTTGATGACGAAGCAGATATGCGCGAGTTACTCGTTGTAACTCTAGAACAATACGGTGCGCAAGTCACTGCTGCTGCATCAGCAAGCGAAGTTTTAGAAAAGTTACCGCAATATCAGCTTCTAATTAGCGATATCGGAATGCCTAATGTTGATGGCTATACATTAATGCGGCAAATTAGAACTTTACCACCGGATCAAGGAGGAGCGATACTCGCGATCACGCTAACAGCTTATGCAGGCGAAACCGATCAACAAGCTGCGATCGCCGCTGGATTCAACCGACATTTAGCAAAACCCGTCGAACCTGCTAAATTGTTAGCAACAATTGTTAATCTTTTAAGCAAAAAATCATAA
- a CDS encoding DUF29 family protein produces the protein MSQIVSRTMEELFTLKELLLQGEIKGALAIIEELEEISRDDKISAISSYAVILLIHPIKQYAENRSTRLWEVSIRNSIRIIQKKNKRRQAGSYYLPPEDLRIALEEAYPEAIDRAALEVEQGR, from the coding sequence ATGTCGCAAATAGTTAGCCGGACTATGGAAGAACTATTTACCCTTAAGGAATTGTTATTACAAGGTGAGATCAAAGGCGCATTAGCAATTATTGAAGAACTCGAAGAAATAAGCCGTGATGATAAAATTAGTGCTATTAGCAGTTATGCAGTTATCCTTTTGATTCATCCTATCAAACAATACGCTGAAAACCGTTCTACGCGCTTGTGGGAAGTGTCAATTCGTAATTCCATTCGGATAATTCAAAAAAAGAATAAACGTCGTCAAGCAGGCAGTTATTACCTACCACCAGAAGATTTACGTATTGCTTTAGAAGAAGCTTATCCAGAAGCAATTGACCGCGCTGCGTTAGAAGTTGAACAAGGACGCTAA
- a CDS encoding alpha/beta fold hydrolase, with amino-acid sequence MKINFNDLSNQLIEATSIELAKSIKIQAIATPFAQAITTAYVQKGHGGQPILLMHGFDSSVLEFRRLLPLLAVKNETWAVDLLGFGFTERIENLALSPNTIKTHLHCFWEALIAQPVILVGASMGGAAAIDFTLTYPEVVQKLVLIDSAGFSAGFAMGKLMFPPFDRLATEFLRNPKVRNSISRAAYKNKNLASVDAQLCAALHLNMPGWNQALIAFTKSGGYTSFKDKLAQIEQPTLILWGEDDRILGIKDADKFQQAISDSKLVWIKDCGHVPHLEQPQIAAEYILRFCQSE; translated from the coding sequence ATGAAAATTAATTTTAATGATTTAAGTAATCAACTTATAGAAGCAACGTCAATCGAGCTTGCAAAAAGTATTAAAATTCAAGCGATCGCCACTCCATTTGCCCAAGCAATTACTACAGCTTATGTTCAAAAAGGTCACGGTGGTCAACCCATTTTACTTATGCATGGCTTTGATAGTTCTGTTCTAGAATTCCGGCGTTTACTACCGTTATTAGCAGTTAAAAATGAAACTTGGGCTGTTGATTTATTAGGGTTTGGCTTTACTGAAAGAATTGAAAATTTAGCTTTAAGTCCGAATACGATTAAAACACATCTACATTGTTTCTGGGAAGCTTTAATTGCTCAACCTGTAATTTTAGTGGGTGCGTCGATGGGGGGTGCAGCCGCGATTGATTTTACGCTGACTTACCCAGAAGTTGTGCAAAAATTAGTCTTGATAGATAGTGCAGGCTTTAGTGCTGGTTTTGCAATGGGAAAACTGATGTTTCCTCCGTTTGATCGACTTGCAACCGAGTTTTTACGCAATCCTAAAGTTCGTAATAGTATTAGTCGGGCAGCGTATAAAAACAAAAATTTAGCTTCAGTTGACGCACAATTATGTGCAGCACTACATTTAAATATGCCAGGATGGAATCAAGCTTTAATTGCTTTTACAAAAAGTGGTGGTTACACTTCTTTTAAAGATAAATTAGCGCAAATCGAGCAACCAACGCTGATTTTGTGGGGAGAAGACGATCGCATTTTAGGAATTAAAGATGCTGATAAATTTCAGCAGGCGATTTCTGATAGTAAACTTGTTTGGATTAAAGACTGCGGTCATGTACCGCATCTCGAACAACCCCAAATTGCTGCTGAATATATTCTTAGATTTTGTCAATCTGAATAA
- a CDS encoding MOSC domain-containing protein produces MSSIITELFVHPVKGLTPQAETQVNLQAGHGVIGDRAFALMYDNSASSDYVVPWMHKRNFAMQCDLPALAALSCHYDFQSTLLTIKHKDSELLAAKTNNLDERNLISSFFTGYLATDVKSPLRLVGENDGKTRYPDRNTVHISLINQATLDQLSDIAKQQVEVKRFRPNIVFEGIPAWTEFDWIGQHFQIGSAQIEVTAPINRCLNINVNPKTGQQDLQLLSLLQQHFHHKQTGVLAKVITSGTIAIGDRLQPLNL; encoded by the coding sequence ATGTCAAGTATTATTACAGAGTTATTCGTTCATCCAGTCAAAGGGCTAACGCCGCAAGCTGAAACTCAGGTGAACTTGCAAGCGGGACATGGTGTCATTGGCGATCGCGCTTTTGCATTGATGTATGATAATTCTGCATCTTCCGATTATGTTGTTCCGTGGATGCATAAGCGTAATTTTGCAATGCAATGCGATCTTCCTGCATTAGCCGCTTTGAGTTGTCACTACGATTTTCAAAGTACATTATTAACGATTAAGCACAAAGATAGCGAATTACTCGCAGCTAAAACAAATAATTTGGATGAACGCAACTTAATCAGTTCATTTTTTACTGGCTATCTTGCAACTGATGTGAAATCACCGTTACGGTTAGTTGGTGAAAACGATGGAAAAACGCGCTACCCAGATCGCAATACAGTACACATATCACTCATCAATCAAGCAACGTTAGACCAACTCAGCGACATCGCTAAACAGCAAGTAGAGGTAAAACGTTTTCGTCCTAATATTGTCTTTGAAGGTATACCAGCCTGGACAGAATTTGATTGGATAGGACAACATTTTCAAATAGGTTCTGCACAAATCGAAGTGACTGCCCCAATCAATCGCTGTTTAAATATTAATGTAAATCCTAAAACAGGACAGCAAGATTTACAACTACTTTCTTTACTACAACAGCATTTTCATCACAAGCAAACAGGAGTTCTTGCCAAAGTCATTACTAGCGGTACAATCGCGATTGGCGATCGCTTGCAACCTTTAAATTTGTAG
- a CDS encoding CsbD family protein encodes MSIENRAEAVAKNVEGKLQEAVSEITGSTKDKAEGQAKQEKAAAMHAIEDAKDAVKDTM; translated from the coding sequence CGAAGCTGTTGCTAAAAATGTAGAAGGCAAGCTTCAAGAAGCTGTCAGTGAAATTACGGGTAGTACAAAAGATAAAGCTGAAGGTCAAGCAAAGCAAGAAAAAGCCGCAGCAATGCACGCAATCGAAGACGCTAAAGATGCGGTAAAGGATACGATGTAA